Proteins encoded within one genomic window of Phototrophicus methaneseepsis:
- a CDS encoding amylo-alpha-1,6-glucosidase: MKTEKRLAHAHDRAVEVLQRCVTPDGFRASGLVAGYPQIWTRDSAITALGAISTGDQVLIDCVRASLQTVGAHQSERGLIPLNVNPDTGYISTENAGAADANLWYIIAHYLYYLTAHDDAFLMANWERITKALIWLEYQDMNECGLLEIPEAANWMDLVSVRYNTLYDNVLYYAATLAYSEMYKALAPHLTTHHAASNTAADIHERINLLMWIDRCWVADHFAEHLERLKSFRLEWFMLYHNIGTISSRPYYLPWVAFREYGDWCDTLGNCLAILTGVADGHRTEHILRYMYQVGISEPYPAKAIHPPIYPGESSWRDYYRSRNLNLPHQYHNGGIWLMVGGFHVAALVRHKWLNEAERLLLSMAEASKLGADQKWGFNEWMHGETGHPMGYDKQAWSAAMYLYAENAVQSGSLLLFDELLQSKPEAAVATENNSFAMHAGGGPI, translated from the coding sequence ATGAAGACTGAAAAACGACTCGCCCACGCTCATGATCGCGCTGTTGAAGTTTTGCAAAGATGTGTCACGCCAGATGGCTTCAGAGCTTCAGGTTTGGTAGCTGGTTACCCACAAATCTGGACGCGAGACAGTGCGATTACGGCACTGGGGGCTATTTCTACAGGCGACCAGGTCTTGATTGATTGTGTCCGTGCCAGCCTGCAAACGGTTGGTGCTCATCAATCTGAGCGAGGCCTCATCCCATTGAATGTCAACCCAGATACAGGCTACATCAGCACGGAGAACGCTGGTGCTGCGGATGCGAACCTGTGGTACATCATCGCGCATTATCTATATTATTTGACGGCGCATGATGATGCTTTTTTGATGGCGAATTGGGAGCGCATCACCAAAGCGCTCATCTGGCTGGAATACCAGGATATGAATGAATGCGGCTTACTGGAAATCCCAGAAGCTGCTAACTGGATGGACCTTGTTTCAGTCCGCTACAACACGCTCTACGACAATGTGCTGTATTATGCGGCGACATTGGCTTATAGCGAAATGTATAAGGCTTTGGCGCCACACTTAACGACACATCATGCCGCCTCTAATACAGCAGCAGATATCCACGAGCGGATTAATCTGTTGATGTGGATTGATCGCTGCTGGGTTGCTGATCACTTTGCTGAACATCTGGAGCGCTTGAAATCATTCCGGCTGGAATGGTTTATGCTATACCACAACATCGGGACGATCTCTAGCAGACCGTATTATCTGCCATGGGTGGCATTCCGTGAATATGGCGATTGGTGTGATACTTTAGGGAACTGTCTGGCAATCCTGACAGGGGTTGCTGATGGACATCGTACAGAGCATATCCTACGCTATATGTATCAGGTTGGCATCAGCGAGCCTTACCCGGCGAAAGCGATTCACCCGCCCATTTACCCCGGCGAAAGTAGCTGGCGCGATTATTATCGCAGTCGCAATCTGAATCTGCCGCATCAATATCATAACGGTGGTATCTGGTTGATGGTGGGCGGCTTCCATGTGGCGGCGCTTGTACGCCATAAATGGTTGAACGAAGCGGAGCGCTTACTTTTGTCTATGGCTGAGGCTAGCAAACTCGGCGCAGACCAGAAGTGGGGCTTTAACGAGTGGATGCATGGCGAGACAGGGCACCCTATGGGCTATGACAAGCAAGCATGGTCCGCGGCGATGTACCTCTATGCCGAAAATGCCGTCCAATCAGGCTCCCTTTTACTTTTTGATGAACTGCTGCAAAGTAAGCCAGAAGCCGCAGTGGCGACGGAAAACAACAGTTTTGCGATGCATGCAGGTGGTGGCCCAATCTAG
- a CDS encoding ABC transporter substrate-binding protein, translated as MRRFAPLFLVSLLIALISGSALAQEETTVTWAFWGSPEELATHEQVAAAFMEEYPDINIEIWHAPWSDYFTNIQTLWASGDSSQIPDVAFLTPITTYASDGVLEPLDPFIEETGFDREDFWPGLLEYAMYDGTVYGFPRDISTEVLYYNKDIFDEVGLEYPNEDWTWDDLLAAAEQLTIAAPNGRVSRYALGMEGGKYQLWVAQNNGGILDDMVNPTRCTLTEPESVEAVQFFADMMANNYAMPDANLSQAGGDSAVFQSGQAAMIIQNASRVPAFNSAGLNYDIAVVPIPEDGHRAASAAGAAWTMSAFSDNKDAAWTFLSWLQSTEGGQAIYTQSGEIVPALRSTANSDVFLGSEEPPVNRQAFITESESAQVGRIGLFPEWNELNSTIISPGMQTIWSGEASVEDALASICESTDAFLAEHGYGAETE; from the coding sequence ATGCGACGTTTTGCACCCCTATTTCTGGTTAGTTTACTGATTGCACTTATTAGTGGGTCCGCCTTGGCCCAGGAAGAAACAACCGTCACATGGGCCTTCTGGGGCAGTCCTGAAGAGTTGGCGACCCATGAACAGGTTGCAGCCGCTTTTATGGAAGAATACCCGGACATCAACATTGAAATCTGGCATGCTCCCTGGTCAGATTACTTCACAAACATTCAGACGCTGTGGGCCTCTGGCGATTCTTCGCAGATCCCGGATGTTGCATTCCTGACGCCGATCACCACCTATGCGTCGGATGGCGTTCTGGAGCCGCTGGATCCGTTCATTGAAGAAACTGGCTTTGACCGCGAAGATTTCTGGCCGGGTCTGCTGGAATATGCCATGTATGATGGCACCGTTTACGGCTTCCCGCGTGATATCAGCACAGAAGTCCTGTACTACAACAAAGACATCTTCGACGAAGTCGGGCTTGAGTATCCCAATGAAGATTGGACGTGGGACGACCTGCTCGCTGCTGCTGAGCAATTGACGATTGCCGCGCCGAATGGCCGCGTCAGCCGTTACGCTCTGGGTATGGAAGGTGGTAAGTATCAGTTGTGGGTGGCCCAGAATAATGGTGGCATCCTCGATGATATGGTCAACCCGACGCGCTGCACCCTGACGGAACCGGAATCTGTGGAAGCTGTTCAATTCTTCGCGGATATGATGGCGAATAACTACGCGATGCCAGATGCGAACCTGAGCCAAGCTGGTGGTGATTCCGCTGTGTTCCAGAGTGGGCAGGCTGCAATGATCATCCAGAATGCAAGCCGCGTACCCGCTTTTAACAGCGCTGGCTTGAACTATGATATTGCTGTCGTCCCGATCCCAGAAGATGGTCATCGTGCGGCTTCCGCAGCAGGCGCTGCCTGGACGATGAGTGCCTTCAGCGATAACAAAGATGCTGCCTGGACCTTCCTGAGCTGGCTGCAAAGCACAGAGGGCGGTCAGGCAATTTACACGCAATCCGGCGAAATTGTCCCGGCTCTACGTTCAACAGCGAATTCTGACGTCTTCCTGGGCAGCGAAGAACCGCCCGTGAATCGTCAGGCTTTCATCACTGAAAGTGAAAGTGCGCAGGTTGGCCGTATTGGCTTGTTCCCGGAATGGAACGAACTGAACAGCACAATCATCAGCCCAGGGATGCAGACCATCTGGTCTGGCGAAGCTTCAGTTGAAGATGCTCTGGCGAGCATTTGTGAATCGACCGATGCCTTCCTGGCTGAACACGGTTACGGTGCTGAAACAGAGTAA